One segment of Solanum stenotomum isolate F172 chromosome 1, ASM1918654v1, whole genome shotgun sequence DNA contains the following:
- the LOC125867756 gene encoding protein ZINC INDUCED FACILITATOR-LIKE 1-like isoform X5 yields MDLHKAGQTGLPIKELFTIWVVVLGTALPISSLFPFLYFMVRDFHIAKREEDIGSYAGYVGSAFMFGRTLTSAFWGVVADRYGRKPVIIFGTSIVVVFNTLFGLSTNFWMAVVTRFLLGSLNGLLGPIKAYAAEIFCEEYQALGMSTVSTAWGIGLIIGPALGGFLAQPAEKYPDLFSKDSLFGRFPYFLPCLCISVFALVVAVGSFWLPETLHNHDSERPRQDSSKALEAASDTKDGNESAPKENLFKNWPLMSSIISYCVFALHDMAYSEIFSLWAVSPRKFGGLSYSTADVGEVLSISGFGLLVFQLTLYSSVAKYVGPVMTARAGGVLSIFLLTTYPYIAMLSGTTLSVVMNVVSMMKNILSISIITGLFILQNKAVDQRQRGAANGLAMTGMSFFKALGPAVGGALFSWAQKRLDASILPGNQVVFFVLNVIEAIGVLLTFKPFLVETQNTN; encoded by the exons CACTTCCAATATCATCTCTCTTTCCATTTCTTTATTTCATG GTAAGGGACTTTCACATTGCAAAGAGAGAGGAAGATATTGGTTCCTATGCAGGTTATGTAG GTTCTGCATTTATGTTTGGAAGAACTTTAACATCTGCCTTTTGGGGTGTTGTGGCTGACCGATATGGACGAAAACCAGTTATAATTTTCGGCACTTCTATAGT GGTTGTTTTCAATACTCTTTTTGGTCTTAGTACCAACTTTTGGATGGCTGTTGTAACAAGATTTCTTCTTGGTAGTTTAAATGGTTTGCTTGGACCAATAAAG GCGTATGCTGCTGAGATTTTTTGCGAAGAATATCAAGCACTAGGAATGTCAACG GTTAGTACTGCATGGGGTATTGGTTTGATTATTGGCCCAGCTTTAGGAGGCTTCCTTGCTCAG CCTGCAGAGAAATATCCAGACTTGTTCTCAAAGGATTCATTATTTGGGAG ATTTCCCTATTTCTTGCCTTGCCTATGCATATCAGTGTTTGCCTTGGTTGTGGCTGTTGGTTCATTTTGGTTGCCG GAAACATTACATAACCATGATTCAGAAAGGCCGCGTCAAGATTCTTCCAAGGCTCTGGAAGCTGCATCAGATACAAAAGACGGAAATGAATCAGCCCCAAAAGAAAATCTTTTTAAGAACTGGCCGTTGATGTCATCTATCATATCATACTGCGTTTTCGCTCTTCATGATATGGCTTACTCAGAG ATTTTCTCATTATGGGCTGTTAGCCCCAGAAAGTTTGGTGGCTTAAGTTATTCAACTGCTGATGTTGGTGAAGTACTGTCAATATCAG GATTTGGCCTTCTAGTCTTTCAACTTACACTGTATTCATCGGTTGCCAAGTATGTTGGCCCTGTCATGACTGCTCGGGCTGGAGGA gttttgtcaatttttttactGACGACTTACCCTTATATCGCTATGCTGTCTGGAACCACCCTCTCCGTGGTGATGAATGTCGTATCCATGATGAAGAATATTTTGTCT ATTTCTATCATAACGGGGTTGTTCATATTACAAAACAAAGCAGTG GACCAGCGACAACGTGGAGCTGCTAATGGACTTGCCATGACAGGAATGTCATTTTTTAAAGCTCTTGGACCAGCTGTGGGAGGAGCACT CTTTTCTTGGGCACAAAAAAGGCTTGACGCTTCCATTCTTCCAG GTAATCAAGTGGTGTTCTTTGTGCTGAATGTGATTGAGGCAATTGGTGTGTTGCTGACATTCAAACCATTCCTTGTTGaaacacaaaatactaattaa
- the LOC125867756 gene encoding protein ZINC INDUCED FACILITATOR-LIKE 1-like isoform X4, protein MDLHKAGQTGLPIKELFTIWVVVLGTALPISSLFPFLYFMVRDFHIAKREEDIGSYAGYVGSAFMFGRTLTSAFWGVVADRYGRKPVIIFGTSIVVVFNTLFGLSTNFWMAVVTRFLLGSLNGLLGPIKAYAAEIFCEEYQALGMSTVSTAWGIGLIIGPALGGFLAQPAEKYPDLFSKDSLFGRFPYFLPCLCISVFALVVAVGSFWLPETLHNHDSERPRQDSSKALEAASDTKDGNESAPKENLFKNWPLMSSIISYCVFALHDMAYSEIFSLWAVSPRKFGGLSYSTADVGEVLSISGFGLLVFQLTLYSSVAKYVGPVMTARAGGVLSIFLLTTYPYIAMLSGTTLSVVMNVVSMMKNILSISIITGLFILQNKAVDQRQRGAANGLAMTGMSFFKALGPAVGGALFSWAQKRLDASILPGNQVVFFVLNVIEAIGVLLTFKPFLVETQNTN, encoded by the exons GTAAGGGACTTTCACATTGCAAAGAGAGAGGAAGATATTGGTTCCTATGCAGGTTATGTAG GTTCTGCATTTATGTTTGGAAGAACTTTAACATCTGCCTTTTGGGGTGTTGTGGCTGACCGATATGGACGAAAACCAGTTATAATTTTCGGCACTTCTATAGT GGTTGTTTTCAATACTCTTTTTGGTCTTAGTACCAACTTTTGGATGGCTGTTGTAACAAGATTTCTTCTTGGTAGTTTAAATGGTTTGCTTGGACCAATAAAG GCGTATGCTGCTGAGATTTTTTGCGAAGAATATCAAGCACTAGGAATGTCAACG GTTAGTACTGCATGGGGTATTGGTTTGATTATTGGCCCAGCTTTAGGAGGCTTCCTTGCTCAG CCTGCAGAGAAATATCCAGACTTGTTCTCAAAGGATTCATTATTTGGGAG ATTTCCCTATTTCTTGCCTTGCCTATGCATATCAGTGTTTGCCTTGGTTGTGGCTGTTGGTTCATTTTGGTTGCCG GAAACATTACATAACCATGATTCAGAAAGGCCGCGTCAAGATTCTTCCAAGGCTCTGGAAGCTGCATCAGATACAAAAGACGGAAATGAATCAGCCCCAAAAGAAAATCTTTTTAAGAACTGGCCGTTGATGTCATCTATCATATCATACTGCGTTTTCGCTCTTCATGATATGGCTTACTCAGAG ATTTTCTCATTATGGGCTGTTAGCCCCAGAAAGTTTGGTGGCTTAAGTTATTCAACTGCTGATGTTGGTGAAGTACTGTCAATATCAG GATTTGGCCTTCTAGTCTTTCAACTTACACTGTATTCATCGGTTGCCAAGTATGTTGGCCCTGTCATGACTGCTCGGGCTGGAGGA gttttgtcaatttttttactGACGACTTACCCTTATATCGCTATGCTGTCTGGAACCACCCTCTCCGTGGTGATGAATGTCGTATCCATGATGAAGAATATTTTGTCT ATTTCTATCATAACGGGGTTGTTCATATTACAAAACAAAGCAGTG GACCAGCGACAACGTGGAGCTGCTAATGGACTTGCCATGACAGGAATGTCATTTTTTAAAGCTCTTGGACCAGCTGTGGGAGGAGCACT CTTTTCTTGGGCACAAAAAAGGCTTGACGCTTCCATTCTTCCAG GTAATCAAGTGGTGTTCTTTGTGCTGAATGTGATTGAGGCAATTGGTGTGTTGCTGACATTCAAACCATTCCTTGTTGaaacacaaaatactaattaa
- the LOC125867756 gene encoding protein ZINC INDUCED FACILITATOR-LIKE 1-like isoform X2 codes for MTSEERREPLLLNKREEKHYYENCPGCKMDFHKAGQTGLPIKELFTIWVVVLGTALPISSLFPFLYFMVRDFHIAKREEDIGSYAGYVGSAFMFGRTLTSAFWGVVADRYGRKPVIIFGTSIVVVFNTLFGLSTNFWMAVVTRFLLGSLNGLLGPIKAYAAEIFCEEYQALGMSTVSTAWGIGLIIGPALGGFLAQPAEKYPDLFSKDSLFGRFPYFLPCLCISVFALVVAVGSFWLPETLHNHDSERPRQDSSKALEAASDTKDGNESAPKENLFKNWPLMSSIISYCVFALHDMAYSEIFSLWAVSPRKFGGLSYSTADVGEVLSISGFGLLVFQLTLYSSVAKYVGPVMTARAGGVLSIFLLTTYPYIAMLSGTTLSVVMNVVSMMKNILSISIITGLFILQNKAVDQRQRGAANGLAMTGMSFFKALGPAVGGALFSWAQKRLDASILPGNQVVFFVLNVIEAIGVLLTFKPFLVETQNTN; via the exons ATGACGAGCGAAGAAAGGAGAGAGCCGCTATTATTAAATAAGAGAGAAGAGAAACACTACTACGAAAATTGCCCCGGCTGTAAAATGGATTTTCACAAAGCGGGTCAAACGGGTTTGCCCATTAAGGAGCTTTTCACTATATGGGTTGTCGTGCTTGGAACAG CACTTCCAATATCATCTCTCTTTCCATTTCTTTATTTCATG GTAAGGGACTTTCACATTGCAAAGAGAGAGGAAGATATTGGTTCCTATGCAGGTTATGTAG GTTCTGCATTTATGTTTGGAAGAACTTTAACATCTGCCTTTTGGGGTGTTGTGGCTGACCGATATGGACGAAAACCAGTTATAATTTTCGGCACTTCTATAGT GGTTGTTTTCAATACTCTTTTTGGTCTTAGTACCAACTTTTGGATGGCTGTTGTAACAAGATTTCTTCTTGGTAGTTTAAATGGTTTGCTTGGACCAATAAAG GCGTATGCTGCTGAGATTTTTTGCGAAGAATATCAAGCACTAGGAATGTCAACG GTTAGTACTGCATGGGGTATTGGTTTGATTATTGGCCCAGCTTTAGGAGGCTTCCTTGCTCAG CCTGCAGAGAAATATCCAGACTTGTTCTCAAAGGATTCATTATTTGGGAG ATTTCCCTATTTCTTGCCTTGCCTATGCATATCAGTGTTTGCCTTGGTTGTGGCTGTTGGTTCATTTTGGTTGCCG GAAACATTACATAACCATGATTCAGAAAGGCCGCGTCAAGATTCTTCCAAGGCTCTGGAAGCTGCATCAGATACAAAAGACGGAAATGAATCAGCCCCAAAAGAAAATCTTTTTAAGAACTGGCCGTTGATGTCATCTATCATATCATACTGCGTTTTCGCTCTTCATGATATGGCTTACTCAGAG ATTTTCTCATTATGGGCTGTTAGCCCCAGAAAGTTTGGTGGCTTAAGTTATTCAACTGCTGATGTTGGTGAAGTACTGTCAATATCAG GATTTGGCCTTCTAGTCTTTCAACTTACACTGTATTCATCGGTTGCCAAGTATGTTGGCCCTGTCATGACTGCTCGGGCTGGAGGA gttttgtcaatttttttactGACGACTTACCCTTATATCGCTATGCTGTCTGGAACCACCCTCTCCGTGGTGATGAATGTCGTATCCATGATGAAGAATATTTTGTCT ATTTCTATCATAACGGGGTTGTTCATATTACAAAACAAAGCAGTG GACCAGCGACAACGTGGAGCTGCTAATGGACTTGCCATGACAGGAATGTCATTTTTTAAAGCTCTTGGACCAGCTGTGGGAGGAGCACT CTTTTCTTGGGCACAAAAAAGGCTTGACGCTTCCATTCTTCCAG GTAATCAAGTGGTGTTCTTTGTGCTGAATGTGATTGAGGCAATTGGTGTGTTGCTGACATTCAAACCATTCCTTGTTGaaacacaaaatactaattaa